The Paludisphaera rhizosphaerae genome has a window encoding:
- a CDS encoding energy-coupling factor ABC transporter ATP-binding protein, with protein MPTDDATNAPTPAVRVNGLSYAYPDGRRALDGVDLEISPGESVALVGPNGAGKSTLLLHLNGLLPGKRSVLGRRATTSVWIDGLDASREAAAVRRRVGLLFQDPDDQLFSTTVLEDVAFGPLNLGMSKNEARRLALECLAQVDLVAAADRPPHHLSFGERKRACLAGVLACQPSVLVLDEPTANLDPRGRRRFLELIASLPATKLIATHDLEMVLEICPRTVLLDAGRVVADGPSRTILDDQTLMETHGLERPLGLLIERRDEATR; from the coding sequence GTGCCGACCGACGATGCAACCAACGCCCCGACGCCCGCCGTCCGAGTGAACGGACTCTCCTACGCCTACCCTGACGGCCGGCGGGCTCTCGACGGTGTCGATCTGGAGATCTCCCCGGGGGAATCCGTGGCGTTGGTCGGACCGAACGGTGCAGGCAAAAGTACGCTGCTCCTTCACCTGAACGGCCTTCTGCCCGGCAAGCGGTCCGTCCTGGGACGCCGGGCGACCACTTCGGTGTGGATCGACGGCCTGGACGCCTCGCGCGAGGCCGCGGCGGTTCGGCGCAGGGTGGGGCTGCTGTTTCAAGATCCCGACGATCAGCTCTTCTCGACGACCGTCCTGGAGGACGTCGCCTTCGGCCCGTTGAACCTGGGGATGAGCAAGAACGAGGCCCGTCGACTGGCTCTGGAATGCCTGGCGCAGGTCGATCTCGTCGCCGCCGCCGATCGGCCGCCGCATCACCTGAGCTTCGGCGAACGCAAACGAGCCTGCCTCGCCGGCGTGCTGGCGTGTCAACCCTCGGTCCTGGTCCTCGACGAACCCACGGCGAACCTCGACCCCCGTGGTCGTCGGCGATTTCTGGAGTTGATCGCCTCCCTTCCGGCGACCAAGCTGATCGCAACCCACGACCTGGAGATGGTGCTGGAGATCTGCCCTCGGACGGTCCTGCTGGACGCCGGCCGGGTCGTCGCCGACGGACCGTCGAGAACTATTCTCGACGACCAGACTTTGATGGAGACCCACGGGCTGGAACGCCCGCTCGGCCTCTTGATCGAGCGTCGAGACGAGGCGACCCGCTGA
- a CDS encoding energy-coupling factor ABC transporter permease: MHIPDVLIDSRASLVTTLIGAAGLAYGLRRVQDRHGARATSLMGMTAAFVFAAQMVNFPVGPGVSGHLLGGVLSAVLLGPWAGAVVIAAVLIVQCLLFQDGGVTALGANFVNMGLIGSVVGYAIYDPIRRAVGGRRGILVGSMTAAWFSVLLAAGAFSIELAAGGGREHFFRILSWMGLVHAGIGVGEALITGLVVRFVLLTRPELIEVDGEDTPETARFGFGFSTIAAGLAIALAVAVFASPFASDAPDGLEFVGEKLGFLPDGEAPPIIRSPMVEYKLPLPIEPKGPYGVKLATAAAGLIGTLVVFGFAWSMARVFAPSNGEQGAWADAV; encoded by the coding sequence ATGCATATTCCGGACGTGCTGATCGACTCTCGCGCCTCGCTCGTGACCACGCTGATCGGCGCGGCCGGCCTGGCTTACGGGCTTCGGCGCGTGCAGGACCGGCATGGAGCGCGGGCGACCTCCTTGATGGGGATGACGGCGGCGTTCGTTTTCGCCGCTCAGATGGTCAATTTTCCGGTCGGGCCGGGAGTATCCGGGCACCTGCTGGGGGGCGTCCTCTCGGCCGTGCTGCTGGGACCCTGGGCCGGCGCAGTGGTGATCGCCGCGGTCTTGATCGTCCAGTGCCTTCTCTTCCAGGACGGCGGGGTAACAGCGCTGGGGGCGAACTTCGTCAATATGGGGCTGATCGGCTCCGTCGTCGGCTATGCGATCTACGACCCGATCCGCCGCGCGGTGGGCGGGAGGCGGGGGATTCTGGTGGGCTCGATGACCGCGGCCTGGTTCTCCGTCCTGCTGGCCGCGGGAGCGTTCTCGATCGAGCTTGCGGCCGGAGGCGGTCGCGAACATTTCTTCCGGATCCTGAGCTGGATGGGGCTGGTCCACGCCGGGATCGGCGTGGGCGAGGCTCTCATCACCGGCCTGGTGGTCAGGTTCGTGCTGTTGACCCGACCCGAACTGATCGAGGTCGACGGTGAGGACACGCCGGAGACCGCGCGGTTCGGCTTCGGCTTTTCCACGATCGCCGCCGGGCTGGCGATCGCCCTGGCGGTCGCCGTGTTCGCATCGCCTTTCGCCTCCGATGCGCCGGACGGACTGGAGTTCGTCGGGGAGAAGCTCGGGTTTTTGCCCGACGGCGAGGCCCCGCCGATCATTCGCTCGCCCATGGTCGAATATAAGCTCCCGCTGCCGATCGAGCCTAAGGGGCCGTACGGCGTCAAGCTGGCGACGGCTGCGGCTGGGCTGATTGGGACGCTCGTCGTTTTCGGCTTCGCCTGGTCGATGGCCCGAGTTTTCGCCCCCAGCAACGGGGAGCAGGGGGCATGGGCTGATGCCGTTTGA
- a CDS encoding CARDB domain-containing protein, which produces MSDKRRSEGRRRAWGRGPIILKFDSLEKREVLSTAAHNLPDLVGSSLVVVQSADWGDSVTVTGQVTNQGDAAASGSFNVAIYAGSRLNINRMSVLLGEVTIPDGLAAGQSIPFTTTVKLPANPVPGMGSSGNLALSMKVDSSKQIVESNERNDSGIGPGYDQALIQIAPTQPAQILATSVGIYPSTATWGQTLSVTTQMTNKSYGAAQATRAQVVLTPAGIAQGTGSDVTLGSISVPAIEPWQTVNVEKTFTLPSIPPVLLSGATSFTLTILPDADFLTNPVGPHVAVGGTGIDQTSVTINLPSDVTTTPIQTNLPDLAVSTVSTSTSDLVWGGNFDVTTSVQNMGSVDPGPFRVRFLLAGPSGNPNRTIFLGDAIVPGLAPGYSQSITQTVSLPSRLPSGIVLDGIGTAKIVAIADPENGLNETFKNNNTATSSPVSLRLLGSDGSTFVPNTPDPEVLLDINKPSMAKYQKALKLAQAATATQNGQAAPTKKLYRRPAIKSSSNDKTLGIFPKSVGNFFKDLF; this is translated from the coding sequence ATGTCCGACAAGCGACGGTCCGAGGGACGTCGCCGCGCCTGGGGGCGCGGGCCGATCATTTTGAAGTTCGACTCCCTTGAGAAGCGTGAAGTCCTCTCCACGGCCGCTCACAACCTGCCCGACCTGGTCGGCTCGTCGCTCGTCGTCGTTCAGAGCGCGGACTGGGGGGATTCGGTGACGGTGACGGGCCAGGTCACCAATCAAGGGGACGCCGCCGCCTCCGGTTCGTTCAACGTCGCCATCTACGCGGGAAGTCGGTTGAACATCAACCGTATGTCCGTCTTGCTGGGCGAGGTGACGATCCCCGACGGCCTCGCCGCCGGCCAGTCGATCCCCTTCACGACGACCGTCAAGCTCCCGGCCAACCCGGTCCCCGGCATGGGGTCGTCCGGGAACCTCGCTTTGAGCATGAAGGTCGACTCCTCGAAGCAGATCGTCGAGTCCAACGAGCGTAACGACAGCGGCATCGGTCCGGGTTACGACCAGGCCCTCATCCAGATCGCTCCGACGCAACCGGCTCAGATTCTCGCCACCTCGGTCGGCATCTATCCGTCGACCGCCACCTGGGGGCAGACGCTCTCGGTGACGACCCAGATGACCAACAAGTCCTACGGTGCGGCGCAGGCGACTCGCGCCCAGGTGGTTCTGACCCCCGCCGGGATCGCGCAGGGGACCGGGTCGGACGTCACCCTGGGCAGCATCAGCGTGCCGGCGATCGAGCCCTGGCAGACCGTGAACGTGGAGAAGACGTTCACTCTTCCCTCGATCCCGCCGGTCCTGCTCTCCGGGGCCACCTCGTTCACCCTGACGATTCTCCCGGACGCCGACTTCCTGACCAACCCGGTCGGCCCCCACGTGGCTGTGGGTGGGACGGGGATCGATCAGACGTCGGTGACGATCAACCTGCCGAGCGACGTGACGACGACGCCGATCCAGACCAATCTGCCGGACCTGGCTGTGTCGACCGTCTCGACGTCGACGAGCGACCTGGTCTGGGGCGGCAACTTCGACGTGACGACCAGCGTGCAGAACATGGGCAGCGTCGACCCAGGTCCGTTCCGGGTCCGGTTCCTTCTGGCCGGTCCCAGCGGCAACCCGAACCGGACCATCTTCCTGGGCGACGCCATCGTTCCGGGACTCGCCCCTGGCTACTCGCAGTCCATCACGCAGACTGTCTCGCTCCCAAGCAGGCTCCCATCGGGGATCGTGCTGGACGGCATCGGCACGGCCAAGATCGTCGCCATCGCCGACCCGGAGAACGGCCTGAACGAGACCTTCAAGAACAACAACACGGCCACGTCGTCGCCGGTCTCCCTGCGGCTGCTCGGGTCGGATGGGTCGACCTTTGTGCCTAACACGCCCGACCCAGAGGTTCTGCTCGACATTAACAAGCCGAGTATGGCCAAATATCAGAAGGCTCTGAAGCTGGCCCAGGCGGCGACGGCCACTCAGAACGGTCAGGCCGCTCCGACCAAGAAGCTCTATCGACGTCCCGCCATCAAGTCGAGCAGCAACGACAAGACGCTCGGGATCTTCCCGAAGTCGGTCGGGAATTTCTTCAAGGATCTGTTCTAA
- a CDS encoding serine/threonine-protein kinase, with protein sequence MAQNRSDDSPFADFEIGSVDSLESLRASKPVSRRGRSALRSAPSEAMDFESSESPLDGRNIDKDTCVFESGGDDETGLPFGRSSDQGPALPRPGDEVGGFRLISELGRGAFARVFLAEEANLAGRRVALKVSAAEGDEPQILARLQHAHIVPVHSVHDDPKTGLRLLCMPYLGGANLAQVLEEAQARCEGEAGRPCLIAALDRLTQRQPPVGVDSPVSSRRESRRLRLHDSGSVRLDPAHTGNRPTSIMRGGPDRPSRKFAPLRWMLDRPASEAAGDHPDDDLLPARRFLRRADPIRAAVWVVARLAEGLEHAHSRGLLHRDLKPSNVLMAADGTPMLLDFNLSVEAPTEDQEADASIARAMLGGTLPYMSPEHLDALDPQGSTSPEAVDERSDIYSLGLILFEMIAGESPFPTQEGVGGSLGLVRRMIAERQQAPPSLRARVPEVPYSLDALAAKCLAPNPDDRYACAGDLAEDLRRFLDDLPMKYGPEPSLAERAAKWARRHPAACSSTSTAGAAAIVLGLVMILGLHVYEATEALHARLMLRKFQRDSQECQFLLNASNDEERLHRGLLLAPATLEAAGVDEAQGVLGGDWILRLEAAERTAVRESIVDLILEDVHARVIAAKDESESRRRQVLESAVARLDRLAVRLPAPPSVLFRQRSRYRAALGDGEGAERDRREAAARPPKTCRDWTTLGMFHLSMDDLTAAEQALREAVALDVTSFWAWFALGHCHYEQKRYPEAVGDFTACVVTRPDYAWGHFNRGVALSLAGRPREAADAYSRALTLDPNFLEARANRGLVELELNEPAKAELDLRKAILKGRNEPRVAAALADALNRQGKSRQADDLFNELLAHSPSPEIRAARGVIRLRNSPEKAAEDFNAVLAEQPNNPLAHYGLANVLRCSDSAAALRHLDEAIEAEPNFFDAVELRAVERARVGKRAALDDIDRLVAHPTANGLYNASCALALLGEHARALELLGRAVASGFPPDHAASDPDMASLRDRPEFRHALETSPTAR encoded by the coding sequence ATGGCGCAAAACCGCTCCGACGACTCGCCGTTCGCCGACTTTGAAATCGGCTCCGTTGATTCGCTCGAATCGCTGCGGGCCTCGAAGCCGGTTTCGCGACGGGGAAGGTCCGCCTTGCGGTCGGCACCCAGCGAGGCGATGGACTTCGAGTCCTCGGAAAGCCCGCTCGACGGACGGAACATCGACAAGGACACCTGCGTCTTCGAGAGCGGCGGAGACGATGAAACGGGGCTCCCTTTCGGCCGAAGCTCGGACCAGGGTCCGGCCCTTCCCCGTCCCGGCGACGAGGTCGGCGGCTTTCGACTGATCTCCGAGCTGGGTCGGGGAGCTTTCGCCCGCGTCTTCCTGGCGGAGGAAGCCAATCTCGCAGGTCGCCGCGTCGCCCTGAAGGTTTCCGCGGCCGAGGGGGACGAGCCCCAGATTCTGGCTCGGCTCCAGCACGCCCACATCGTCCCGGTCCACTCGGTCCACGACGACCCAAAGACGGGCTTGAGGCTGCTCTGCATGCCCTACCTGGGAGGTGCGAACCTGGCCCAGGTCCTCGAAGAAGCGCAGGCGCGCTGCGAGGGCGAAGCCGGACGCCCCTGCTTGATCGCGGCTCTGGACCGTCTCACGCAGCGACAGCCTCCGGTCGGCGTCGACTCCCCGGTTTCAAGCCGCAGGGAGTCGCGCCGCCTTCGGCTCCACGATTCAGGTTCGGTGCGGCTGGACCCGGCCCATACCGGCAATCGTCCGACTTCGATCATGCGCGGAGGACCGGATCGCCCCTCGCGGAAATTCGCTCCCCTGCGATGGATGCTGGATCGGCCGGCATCCGAGGCCGCCGGCGACCACCCCGACGACGATCTCCTTCCCGCACGCAGGTTTCTTCGCCGCGCCGATCCGATCCGGGCGGCGGTGTGGGTCGTCGCTCGGCTGGCGGAGGGCCTGGAGCACGCCCACTCCCGCGGATTGCTGCACCGGGACCTGAAGCCCTCAAACGTGCTGATGGCGGCCGACGGAACCCCGATGCTGTTGGACTTCAACCTCTCGGTCGAGGCGCCGACCGAGGACCAGGAGGCCGACGCCTCGATCGCACGGGCGATGCTCGGCGGCACCTTGCCCTACATGTCGCCCGAACACCTCGACGCGCTCGATCCGCAGGGATCGACCTCCCCCGAGGCCGTGGACGAGCGGTCGGACATCTACTCGCTGGGCCTGATCCTGTTCGAGATGATCGCCGGTGAGTCGCCGTTTCCCACTCAAGAGGGGGTCGGCGGGTCCCTCGGACTGGTCCGTCGGATGATCGCCGAGCGTCAGCAGGCCCCCCCTTCGCTTCGAGCCCGCGTCCCGGAAGTCCCCTACAGTCTGGACGCCCTTGCGGCGAAATGCCTCGCTCCCAACCCGGACGACCGATACGCCTGCGCCGGTGACCTCGCGGAAGATCTTCGCCGATTCCTCGACGATCTGCCGATGAAGTACGGCCCCGAACCCAGCCTGGCCGAGCGTGCGGCGAAATGGGCGCGGCGACATCCGGCGGCCTGCTCGTCAACATCCACGGCCGGCGCGGCGGCCATCGTCCTCGGGCTAGTGATGATTCTCGGTCTCCACGTTTACGAGGCGACGGAGGCGCTCCACGCCCGGTTGATGCTCCGCAAATTCCAACGCGACTCCCAGGAGTGCCAGTTCCTCCTCAACGCTTCGAACGACGAGGAACGCCTTCATCGCGGCTTGCTCCTGGCTCCGGCGACGCTGGAGGCGGCGGGAGTCGACGAGGCCCAGGGGGTGCTGGGCGGCGACTGGATCCTCCGATTGGAGGCCGCCGAGCGAACCGCGGTACGCGAATCGATCGTCGACCTGATTCTGGAGGACGTCCACGCTCGCGTCATCGCGGCGAAGGATGAGTCCGAGTCTCGTCGCCGCCAGGTCCTGGAATCGGCCGTCGCACGGCTCGACCGCCTGGCCGTCAGGCTTCCGGCTCCCCCGTCCGTCCTGTTCCGCCAGAGGTCACGCTATCGGGCGGCTCTGGGCGACGGTGAGGGAGCCGAGCGCGACCGTCGCGAAGCCGCGGCCCGGCCCCCCAAGACCTGCCGCGACTGGACGACCCTGGGAATGTTCCACCTCTCGATGGACGATCTGACAGCCGCCGAGCAGGCTCTGCGCGAGGCGGTGGCGCTGGACGTCACCTCGTTCTGGGCGTGGTTCGCGCTGGGTCACTGCCACTATGAGCAGAAGCGGTACCCCGAGGCGGTCGGCGACTTCACGGCCTGCGTCGTCACCCGGCCTGACTACGCCTGGGGCCACTTCAACCGAGGCGTCGCCCTGTCTCTGGCCGGCCGTCCTCGCGAGGCCGCGGACGCCTACTCCCGGGCTCTAACCCTGGACCCCAACTTCCTTGAGGCCCGCGCCAATCGGGGCCTGGTCGAGCTGGAGTTGAACGAGCCGGCCAAGGCCGAGCTCGATCTGCGGAAGGCCATTCTCAAGGGTCGCAACGAGCCTCGCGTGGCGGCCGCCCTGGCCGACGCGCTGAACCGCCAGGGCAAGTCCCGTCAGGCCGACGACCTGTTCAACGAGCTTCTCGCGCATTCACCCAGTCCGGAAATCCGCGCCGCGCGGGGCGTGATCCGACTTCGGAACTCGCCGGAGAAGGCCGCGGAGGATTTCAACGCCGTCCTGGCCGAGCAGCCGAACAACCCCCTGGCCCACTACGGGCTCGCCAACGTCCTGCGTTGCAGCGATTCCGCCGCCGCCCTCAGGCATCTCGACGAGGCGATCGAGGCCGAGCCCAACTTCTTCGACGCCGTCGAGCTGCGAGCCGTCGAGCGCGCCCGCGTCGGCAAGCGGGCCGCTCTCGACGACATCGACCGCCTCGTCGCGCATCCGACCGCGAACGGCCTGTACAACGCCTCATGCGCACTGGCCCTGCTCGGCGAACACGCTCGGGCGCTGGAGCTGCTGGGGCGCGCCGTGGCCTCCGGTTTCCCGCCGGATCACGCCGCCTCAGACCCCGACATGGCGTCCCTTCGCGACCGTCCTGAGTTCCGCCACGCCCTGGAAACCTCGCCGACGGCTCGGTGA
- a CDS encoding paraquat-inducible protein A: MDGEFACPQCGQTVKVRRPGPGRQARCRFCNSLIEVPFLPRVDGAWKRRRFEKPRWVPWAWAGIILAVASLIATATVQALVRSERAARLRTVERLIDSSQAHESAGRFDLALIDLDSALTVAPATGVELDDPDKLHGRRRDLARRDVESVLGKLAADDRPKSLGSWLDLIARVGADHDLEPVRTDVQARFDSALSHWIDDAADRAVRELDPSTALAICRDGDDLALHLPSPARKPAQDRFRAIVAALVDRCGAAIDEAPGEFVVGAKAGYDRIFRPMILETLRLKGYLPPPTEPRWADLWTNPPYRFTFAVRERHEGTYLGTQNRLSRIEARLSLTDRGREIWMTAPNARTIVPVPNLPSYLAGRLALSQDRVEEAEKLLHDNAFSQIRDRFQLSLKNLPDRPGAASTASLGPR, encoded by the coding sequence ATGGACGGCGAGTTCGCCTGTCCTCAGTGCGGCCAGACTGTCAAGGTTCGGCGGCCCGGACCTGGGCGGCAGGCACGCTGCCGCTTTTGCAACAGCCTGATCGAGGTTCCCTTCCTGCCCCGCGTCGACGGGGCCTGGAAGCGTCGTCGATTCGAAAAGCCGAGATGGGTTCCCTGGGCCTGGGCCGGAATCATCCTGGCGGTGGCATCGCTGATCGCCACCGCGACCGTGCAGGCCCTGGTGCGAAGCGAGCGAGCGGCTCGGCTGCGGACCGTCGAGCGGTTGATCGACTCTTCCCAGGCTCATGAGTCGGCGGGACGGTTCGATCTCGCACTCATCGATCTGGACTCCGCGCTGACGGTTGCGCCGGCCACGGGGGTTGAGTTGGATGACCCCGATAAGCTGCATGGCCGCCGCCGCGATCTGGCCCGTCGCGACGTGGAATCCGTGCTCGGCAAGCTTGCGGCCGACGATCGACCAAAATCCCTCGGGTCCTGGTTGGACCTGATCGCCCGCGTGGGGGCCGATCACGACCTCGAACCAGTCCGAACGGACGTCCAGGCGCGGTTTGACTCCGCACTCAGTCATTGGATCGACGACGCCGCCGACCGGGCCGTCCGCGAACTCGATCCGTCAACGGCACTCGCGATCTGCCGCGACGGCGACGACCTGGCTCTTCACCTCCCTTCGCCCGCTCGGAAGCCCGCCCAGGACCGCTTTCGGGCGATCGTCGCCGCTCTGGTCGATCGTTGCGGCGCGGCGATCGATGAGGCTCCAGGGGAATTCGTCGTCGGGGCGAAAGCCGGGTACGACCGAATCTTCCGACCGATGATCCTCGAAACCCTCCGTCTGAAGGGCTATCTTCCTCCCCCCACGGAGCCTCGGTGGGCTGATCTCTGGACCAACCCGCCTTATCGCTTCACGTTCGCGGTCCGGGAGCGCCATGAGGGGACCTACCTGGGAACGCAGAATCGGCTCTCACGAATCGAGGCCAGGCTTTCCCTGACGGATCGAGGACGCGAAATCTGGATGACCGCTCCGAACGCCCGGACGATCGTTCCGGTTCCCAACCTGCCGTCGTATCTCGCCGGTCGACTGGCTCTGAGCCAGGATCGCGTGGAGGAGGCGGAGAAATTGCTCCACGACAACGCCTTCTCCCAGATCCGCGACCGGTTCCAACTGAGCCTGAAGAATCTCCCCGATCGCCCCGGGGCGGCGTCGACGGCGAGTCTTGGCCCGCGCTGA
- a CDS encoding Uma2 family endonuclease: protein MSTAKSNSSRSSTATTLFVDPYDPLYPSSDGKPMADSTLQFQWIVTIKEGLQSLFEDRADVFVAGDLLWYAVQGDPRDSMAPDVLVVFGRPKGHRRSYRQWVEENVVPQVVFEIDSPSNTAAEMAGKLRRYDKRGVEEYYYYDPETGALKAWLRGPAGLRAIKKTNGWTSPRLGVTFEVPRRKDALILLRPDGLPFRTFGELARDEAAARRIAEAERQRRLQAERKTRLAERIAEAETRRAEVETRRAEAETRRADEERSLREEAVDRAERLAARLRELGESLD, encoded by the coding sequence ATGAGCACCGCCAAGTCCAACTCCTCCAGGTCCTCAACGGCGACGACGCTGTTCGTTGACCCGTACGACCCGTTGTACCCCTCCAGCGACGGCAAGCCGATGGCGGACAGCACCCTCCAGTTCCAGTGGATCGTCACGATCAAGGAAGGGTTGCAGAGCCTATTCGAGGACCGAGCCGACGTCTTCGTCGCCGGCGACCTCCTCTGGTACGCCGTCCAGGGGGACCCTCGCGACTCCATGGCTCCGGACGTCCTCGTGGTTTTCGGTCGACCCAAGGGGCATCGGCGGTCGTACCGCCAGTGGGTTGAGGAGAACGTCGTCCCGCAGGTCGTTTTCGAGATCGACTCTCCCAGCAACACCGCGGCCGAGATGGCCGGGAAGCTCCGTCGCTACGACAAGCGAGGCGTCGAGGAATACTACTACTACGATCCCGAGACAGGGGCCCTGAAGGCCTGGCTGCGAGGTCCTGCCGGCCTTCGCGCCATCAAGAAGACAAACGGCTGGACGAGTCCCCGACTGGGAGTGACGTTCGAGGTGCCTCGGCGCAAGGACGCTCTCATCCTGCTCCGGCCCGATGGACTCCCGTTTCGGACGTTCGGCGAGTTGGCTCGCGACGAGGCGGCGGCGCGGCGGATCGCCGAGGCCGAACGCCAGCGACGACTCCAGGCCGAGCGAAAGACCAGGCTTGCGGAACGCATCGCCGAGGCCGAGACCCGTCGTGCCGAGGTAGAGACCCGTCGTGCTGAGGCCGAGACCCGTCGCGCCGATGAGGAAAGGTCGCTGCGTGAGGAGGCCGTCGATCGCGCTGAGCGCTTGGCGGCCCGGCTTCGTGAGTTGGGCGAAAGCCTCGATTGA
- a CDS encoding energy-coupling factor transporter transmembrane component T family protein translates to MPFDGPLQRLDARVKLVAAVAFVVGVVAAPSGSWRLLGAMAACLAVAAAVGRISPARLLVRWLGFAIVVGFLAVLASGAVAERTGLPRRLVVLDLVVRNSLAFGAMMILAEVTPWSRLLSALRRLGVPAVLTATIAMMHRYLFVLRDELDRMATARRARTFGRSGLTFSVLAGLIGMLLFRALLREERVFDAMTARGWDGEFRTLDD, encoded by the coding sequence ATGCCGTTTGACGGGCCCTTGCAACGTCTCGACGCGCGAGTGAAGCTCGTGGCGGCGGTCGCTTTCGTGGTCGGGGTGGTCGCCGCTCCCTCGGGCTCCTGGCGGCTGCTAGGCGCGATGGCGGCCTGTCTCGCCGTCGCGGCGGCGGTTGGGCGGATCTCCCCCGCGCGACTGCTCGTGCGCTGGCTGGGGTTCGCGATCGTGGTCGGATTTCTCGCGGTGTTGGCGTCTGGGGCCGTTGCCGAACGGACGGGGCTGCCGCGGCGGTTGGTTGTGCTGGATCTCGTCGTTCGCAATAGTCTGGCGTTCGGTGCGATGATGATTCTGGCCGAGGTCACCCCCTGGTCGCGGCTCCTCTCGGCCTTGCGGCGTCTGGGCGTCCCGGCGGTTCTGACGGCGACGATCGCGATGATGCACCGCTACCTGTTCGTCCTCCGCGACGAACTCGACCGCATGGCGACGGCCCGCCGGGCTCGGACGTTCGGCCGGTCCGGGCTGACGTTCAGCGTGCTCGCGGGACTGATCGGGATGCTGCTGTTTCGGGCGCTGCTTCGCGAGGAACGCGTCTTCGACGCCATGACCGCGCGGGGGTGGGACGGCGAGTTTCGGACCCTGGACGACTGA
- a CDS encoding DedA family protein produces MTEQLVGQLGYIGIALILVLGGFGLPIPEEAPVLLAAILTRNGQLNGPLAFSSCMIGVLLGDFLVYLIAYRYGERVLSLPLTRRLLTKAREAQIKGYFHRHGFKILILGRFAPGFRTAAYLTAGILKLPPLKLLLIDLVAVLLSTSLMFLLGYLFAHQIEKGLHEAQQWVAIAIAAGVGGWLMYRHYQGQRRAGLPVGPPVLVNEDVPLPPDDLEA; encoded by the coding sequence TTGACGGAGCAGTTGGTTGGACAACTCGGGTACATCGGGATCGCCCTGATCCTGGTGCTGGGGGGCTTCGGCCTTCCGATCCCGGAGGAGGCGCCCGTCCTCCTGGCGGCGATCCTCACCCGCAACGGCCAGCTTAACGGCCCGCTGGCCTTCTCGTCGTGCATGATCGGGGTGCTGCTGGGCGACTTCCTCGTCTACCTCATCGCCTACCGATACGGCGAGCGCGTCCTCAGCCTCCCCTTGACCCGCCGCCTGTTGACCAAGGCCCGCGAAGCCCAGATCAAGGGGTATTTCCACCGCCACGGCTTCAAGATCCTGATCCTGGGCCGATTCGCGCCCGGCTTCCGGACAGCCGCCTACCTGACCGCCGGCATCCTCAAGCTGCCGCCGCTCAAGCTGCTGCTGATCGACCTTGTCGCGGTGCTCCTGAGCACCAGCCTGATGTTCCTGCTGGGCTACCTCTTCGCGCACCAGATCGAGAAGGGCCTCCACGAAGCCCAGCAGTGGGTGGCGATCGCCATCGCGGCGGGAGTCGGCGGCTGGCTCATGTACCGCCACTACCAGGGCCAGCGCCGAGCGGGCCTGCCCGTCGGACCGCCCGTCCTCGTCAACGAGGACGTCCCACTCCCCCCCGACGACTTGGAAGCGA
- a CDS encoding alpha/beta hydrolase: protein MAQDRTDAQDFSATSRTAAFVDSHFVPGQYEPNYAYPLLVLLHGRGADEDQLVRAMPALSRRNYVGLGLRGPVPVFKHERQVGYSWGQEFEIPARSSFRSAPVLGEAERLRRILLDPEMDPMMRLEDGVFRSIREIRSLLHVHSERIFLVGHGEGAAAAYRLGLSFPDRFAGIVAINGWLPTNFRALARYQACRDFPILVVHGAWNTRVPIGHARRDVATLRAGGLRVAFQSYPCNHRLNPDMLADVDTWLMNRCTTQPAV, encoded by the coding sequence ATGGCCCAGGATCGGACGGACGCGCAAGACTTCTCGGCGACGTCGCGGACGGCGGCATTCGTCGACTCCCATTTCGTGCCGGGCCAGTACGAGCCCAATTATGCGTACCCCCTGCTGGTCCTTCTGCATGGCCGAGGGGCCGACGAGGACCAGTTGGTTCGGGCCATGCCGGCCTTGAGCCGACGGAATTATGTGGGGCTCGGACTTCGGGGGCCCGTCCCCGTTTTCAAGCACGAACGTCAGGTGGGCTATTCCTGGGGGCAGGAATTCGAGATTCCCGCCCGAAGCAGCTTCCGAAGCGCTCCGGTTCTGGGTGAAGCGGAACGACTTCGCCGAATCCTGCTCGATCCGGAAATGGACCCCATGATGCGGTTGGAAGACGGCGTCTTCCGCAGCATCCGGGAAATCCGCAGCCTGCTGCACGTGCATTCCGAGCGGATCTTTCTGGTGGGTCATGGTGAAGGAGCGGCCGCGGCTTACCGCCTGGGCCTGAGCTTCCCCGACCGGTTCGCCGGGATCGTGGCGATCAACGGCTGGCTCCCGACCAACTTCCGGGCCCTTGCTCGATACCAGGCCTGTCGCGACTTCCCGATCCTCGTCGTCCATGGCGCGTGGAATACGCGAGTGCCGATCGGTCACGCCCGTCGCGACGTCGCCACGCTTCGAGCCGGCGGTTTGCGGGTCGCCTTCCAGTCCTACCCCTGCAACCATCGCCTCAACCCCGACATGCTGGCCGACGTCGACACCTGGCTCATGAATCGTTGCACGACTCAACCCGCCGTTTGA